One segment of Zhihengliuella halotolerans DNA contains the following:
- a CDS encoding DMT family transporter, with translation MVWLAVCCAVIAAFFLAFGAQRQGVAVRSTTGGLNLGYRGILRLLANPRWVLGLALMGVGIVLNVYALASAPLTVVQPIGAIALVITTVVHAREVGIRLNRPTFLAIIACVGGSIGFVLLAIQVTDPHPTISAREELITVLLLAVAVAVFGSIAVALRHRPNAFFYIMGAGVLFGFVAVLVRTLAIGLIQSQGRFFANVSWLVVVAVVVACLLGSYFVQNAYSCGPPDLVIAGLTVIDPMVGIAIGIAVLRELRPDVPAVVAMSMAGFAAIAIVGVIALSRHHPDAHHRRAEIPNPKES, from the coding sequence ATGGTCTGGCTAGCCGTCTGCTGTGCGGTCATCGCGGCGTTCTTCCTCGCGTTCGGCGCCCAGCGGCAGGGCGTGGCCGTCCGCTCCACGACCGGTGGCCTCAATCTCGGCTACCGGGGCATCCTCCGCCTGCTGGCCAACCCGCGCTGGGTGCTCGGGTTGGCGCTCATGGGCGTCGGCATCGTTTTGAACGTGTACGCGCTGGCCTCGGCCCCGTTGACCGTCGTCCAGCCGATCGGGGCGATCGCACTCGTCATCACCACCGTCGTGCACGCCCGCGAGGTCGGCATCCGGCTCAACCGACCGACCTTCCTCGCGATCATCGCGTGCGTCGGCGGCAGCATCGGGTTCGTGCTGCTGGCGATCCAGGTCACCGACCCGCACCCGACGATCAGCGCCCGCGAGGAGCTGATCACCGTCCTGCTGCTCGCGGTGGCGGTCGCGGTCTTCGGCTCCATCGCCGTCGCCCTGCGCCACCGGCCCAACGCCTTCTTCTACATCATGGGGGCGGGCGTCCTCTTCGGGTTCGTCGCGGTGCTCGTGCGGACCCTCGCGATCGGTCTGATCCAGTCGCAAGGCCGTTTCTTTGCCAACGTCTCCTGGCTCGTCGTCGTCGCGGTCGTCGTCGCCTGTCTGCTCGGCAGCTATTTCGTTCAGAACGCCTATTCGTGTGGTCCGCCCGACCTCGTGATCGCCGGTCTGACCGTGATCGATCCCATGGTCGGGATCGCGATCGGGATCGCCGTCTTACGTGAGCTACGACCCGATGTCCCCGCCGTCGTGGCGATGTCCATGGCGGGGTTCGCCGCCATTGCTATCGTGGGCGTCATCGCGCTTTCACGACATCATCCAGACGCGCATCATCGCCGCGCTGAGATACCCAACCCCAAGGAGTCTTGA
- a CDS encoding murein hydrolase activator EnvC family protein — MNHAPSHRRYRRAPAVAALTAMLAVLISVPSATADVSRGDSPPAADWEWPVGDAASPPRVARGFEEPESVWGPGHRGADLVVDRGVEVRSPAAGTVAFVGVVVDRPVLSIDHGNGLRTSLEPVRAHAQVGDAVSGGEIVGTVAAGGHCGAGCLHWGLRLDGVYIDPLPTVRDLRPSILWPLPDG, encoded by the coding sequence ATGAACCACGCACCATCGCACCGGAGATACCGCCGCGCGCCGGCAGTCGCCGCGCTGACGGCCATGCTCGCCGTGTTGATCTCGGTCCCTTCAGCGACCGCGGACGTCTCTCGCGGCGACTCGCCCCCGGCGGCCGACTGGGAGTGGCCGGTCGGGGACGCTGCCTCACCGCCGCGCGTCGCGCGCGGTTTCGAGGAGCCGGAGTCGGTCTGGGGGCCCGGGCACCGTGGCGCCGACCTGGTCGTGGACCGCGGAGTGGAGGTCCGCTCCCCCGCCGCGGGCACGGTCGCCTTCGTCGGAGTCGTCGTCGACCGCCCGGTCCTCAGCATCGACCACGGCAACGGGCTGCGCACCAGCCTCGAACCGGTCCGGGCTCACGCGCAGGTCGGAGACGCCGTGTCCGGAGGCGAGATCGTCGGCACCGTTGCCGCGGGCGGGCACTGCGGCGCGGGCTGCCTCCACTGGGGGTTGCGACTCGACGGGGTCTACATCGACCCGCTGCCGACCGTCAGGGACCTGCGACCGTCGATCCTCTGGCCCCTTCCGGACGGGTGA
- a CDS encoding CDP-alcohol phosphatidyltransferase family protein, producing the protein MRFIGAGTRDDFEYRLLTTFWTAPNIITVSRFCLVPVFVWLVAESEFAWATAVLAFLGSTDWIDGYVARRFDQMSTVGAWLDPVADRISLFVVAITFVVAGIAPSWLVYSILIPDIVLILTALILFRGSPELPVSVIGKVRTAILLLGAPLLLLGQVESIKNPVFDGVATLVLAFGCALHIVAAVGYFVAAIRKWRRERDGDGAVPAGGPWSG; encoded by the coding sequence GTGCGGTTCATCGGGGCGGGTACGCGGGATGATTTCGAGTATCGCCTACTCACGACGTTCTGGACGGCGCCCAACATCATCACCGTCTCGAGGTTCTGTCTAGTCCCCGTCTTCGTCTGGTTGGTCGCCGAATCCGAGTTCGCGTGGGCGACCGCCGTACTGGCCTTCCTCGGTTCCACGGATTGGATCGACGGCTATGTCGCCCGCCGCTTCGACCAGATGTCCACGGTGGGAGCCTGGTTGGACCCCGTGGCGGACCGGATCTCGCTGTTCGTCGTCGCGATCACCTTCGTCGTCGCGGGCATCGCTCCCTCTTGGCTGGTCTACTCGATCCTGATCCCGGACATCGTCCTGATCCTGACCGCTCTCATCCTCTTCCGGGGCAGCCCCGAGCTGCCTGTGAGCGTGATCGGCAAGGTCCGGACGGCGATCCTGCTGCTCGGCGCGCCGCTGCTTCTGCTCGGCCAGGTCGAGTCGATCAAGAACCCCGTGTTCGACGGCGTCGCCACCCTCGTGCTGGCGTTCGGCTGCGCGCTGCACATCGTGGCGGCCGTCGGGTACTTCGTCGCCGCCATCCGCAAGTGGCGGCGCGAACGCGACGGGGACGGCGCCGTCCCGGCTGGCGGCCCATGGTCTGGCTAG
- the pyrH gene encoding UMP kinase, translating into MLKLSGEVFGGGKLGVDPETVQAIAEQIAQTVGTVETAIVVGGGNFFRGAELSQSGMDRSRADYMGMLGTVMNCLALQDFLEQAGVDTRVQSAISMAQVAEAYIPRRAIRHLEKDRVVIFGAGAGLPYFSTDTVAAQRALEVRADEVLMAKSGVDGVYSADPKKDPSAVKLDQLTYDEALLKNIRVMDQTAMTMCKDNSLAMRVFGMEGEGNVTGALLGEPLGTRVTV; encoded by the coding sequence CTGCTCAAACTCTCCGGCGAAGTGTTCGGGGGCGGCAAGCTCGGCGTCGATCCCGAGACTGTGCAGGCCATCGCGGAGCAGATCGCACAGACGGTCGGCACCGTCGAGACGGCCATCGTCGTCGGCGGCGGCAACTTCTTCCGCGGCGCCGAGCTCTCGCAGTCCGGCATGGACCGCTCTCGTGCTGACTACATGGGCATGCTCGGGACCGTGATGAACTGCCTGGCGCTCCAGGACTTCCTCGAGCAGGCCGGCGTCGACACCCGGGTCCAGTCGGCCATTTCGATGGCCCAGGTCGCCGAGGCCTACATTCCGCGCCGGGCGATCCGGCACCTGGAGAAGGACCGCGTCGTGATCTTCGGTGCAGGTGCCGGCCTGCCCTACTTCTCGACCGACACCGTCGCCGCGCAGCGCGCCCTCGAGGTCCGCGCCGACGAGGTCCTCATGGCCAAGAGCGGCGTCGACGGCGTTTACAGCGCCGACCCCAAGAAGGACCCCTCAGCCGTCAAGCTCGACCAGCTCACCTACGACGAGGCGCTGCTGAAGAACATCCGCGTCATGGACCAGACCGCGATGACGATGTGCAAAGACAACAGCCTGGCCATGCGGGTCTTCGGCATGGAGGGCGAAGGCAACGTGACCGGCGCGCTCCTCGGCGAACCGCTGGGCACACGCGTCACGGTCTAG
- a CDS encoding phosphatidate cytidylyltransferase — MTTPAEPASRRSRRAERTKPSRAGRNLPAAIAVGVILLAAVLAGLFFFPVAFVATVAVFGVFGCWEVARALSVADVDVPIVPLAAGSVALPFAAHYGGPEALGFALAGAVVLIVLWRVIEGGRGVIRSITASTGVFLWVPFLMSFAVLLFAREKGHFMVATMLLLVVANDTFGYLIGAFFGKHPMAPKISPKKSWEGFAGSVGGAILVAIGAAVFLLDVPWWVGVPLAVATVAAATAGDLAESMVKRELGIKDMSNLLPGHGGVMDRLDSIVFAAPAAYLMAVVLTSAMGRT; from the coding sequence ATGACGACCCCCGCGGAGCCGGCCTCGCGACGTTCCCGGCGAGCGGAACGTACGAAGCCATCGCGGGCCGGGAGGAACCTCCCGGCCGCGATCGCGGTCGGCGTCATCCTCCTCGCCGCAGTACTGGCGGGGCTCTTCTTCTTCCCCGTCGCGTTCGTCGCGACGGTCGCCGTTTTCGGCGTCTTCGGCTGCTGGGAAGTCGCCCGGGCGTTGAGTGTCGCCGACGTCGACGTGCCCATCGTCCCGTTGGCGGCCGGCTCCGTCGCCCTGCCCTTCGCCGCGCACTACGGCGGACCGGAGGCGCTCGGTTTCGCACTGGCCGGCGCTGTCGTCCTCATCGTGCTCTGGCGTGTCATTGAGGGCGGACGCGGCGTCATCCGTTCGATCACAGCCTCCACGGGCGTCTTCCTGTGGGTTCCGTTCCTGATGAGCTTCGCTGTCCTGCTCTTCGCGCGGGAGAAGGGCCACTTCATGGTGGCCACGATGCTTCTGCTCGTCGTTGCGAACGACACTTTCGGATATCTCATCGGGGCGTTCTTCGGCAAGCACCCCATGGCGCCGAAGATCAGCCCGAAGAAGTCCTGGGAGGGTTTCGCCGGCTCCGTGGGCGGAGCGATCCTCGTCGCCATCGGCGCGGCGGTCTTCCTGCTGGACGTGCCCTGGTGGGTCGGCGTCCCCCTGGCCGTGGCGACGGTCGCCGCGGCGACCGCCGGGGATCTGGCCGAGTCGATGGTCAAGCGCGAACTCGGCATCAAGGACATGAGCAACCTGCTGCCCGGGCACGGAGGCGTCATGGACCGTCTCGATTCGATCGTCTTCGCCGCGCCGGCGGCGTATCTGATGGCTGTGGTGCTGACGTCGGCGATGGGCCGAACCTAG
- a CDS encoding DivIVA domain-containing protein yields MRQAALPFETVAANEYGYSIEQVDEFLARARGTFNGTGADDEIVTSHLVRRTAFDPQKGGYDARTVDSALDRLEDVFAKREREALVEAEGEEAWLQQVGRLSTILRGRLHRQPGERFRRPSRRNVASYNVEDVDALCDQLADYFEKDVPLSVDSVRRATFREAQGQDGYEESQVDAFLDRVVELMASID; encoded by the coding sequence ATGCGTCAAGCCGCCCTGCCGTTCGAGACGGTGGCGGCCAACGAGTACGGATACAGCATCGAGCAGGTCGATGAGTTTCTGGCGCGCGCTCGCGGTACGTTCAACGGGACCGGGGCCGACGACGAGATCGTCACGAGCCACCTCGTTCGCCGCACCGCGTTCGACCCCCAGAAGGGCGGCTACGATGCCCGCACCGTCGACTCGGCACTCGATCGACTCGAGGACGTCTTCGCCAAGCGTGAGCGCGAGGCCCTCGTCGAGGCCGAGGGCGAGGAGGCCTGGCTGCAGCAGGTCGGGCGCCTCTCCACGATCCTGCGCGGCCGTCTGCACCGCCAGCCCGGCGAGCGATTCCGCCGACCGTCGCGCCGGAACGTCGCCAGCTACAACGTCGAAGACGTGGACGCCCTGTGCGACCAGCTCGCCGACTACTTCGAGAAAGACGTCCCGTTGAGCGTCGACTCCGTCCGCCGCGCCACCTTCCGCGAGGCGCAGGGCCAGGACGGCTACGAGGAGAGCCAGGTCGACGCGTTCCTCGACCGCGTCGTCGAGCTCATGGCATCGATCGACTAG
- a CDS encoding phage holin family protein, with product MSGTETGRRGASPISVIKDLGRLVPKQINDEIQLALRQLKAKGINVGVAAGLAVAALFFLSVMGISLLVAGIMGLAEVMPAWLAALVVAAFFLLLILILVAIAIPKVKKAMPLVPEDALRGVKHDLGILKEGSAFDVSTLDKPEVSKEEKERLKAEKEAEKEKKQAEKEDLSYADLKARSEARRAHLAELRDRLGKQASSAEKTAEKAYGLKERLQKFRPGSGGTEQK from the coding sequence ATGTCAGGAACCGAGACAGGACGTCGGGGAGCTTCGCCGATCAGCGTGATCAAAGACCTGGGCCGTCTGGTGCCCAAGCAGATCAACGATGAGATTCAGCTCGCGCTGCGCCAGCTCAAGGCCAAGGGCATTAACGTGGGAGTCGCGGCCGGGCTGGCCGTCGCCGCGCTGTTCTTCCTGTCCGTCATGGGCATCTCGCTCCTCGTCGCCGGCATCATGGGCCTGGCTGAGGTCATGCCGGCATGGCTCGCCGCCCTCGTCGTCGCCGCCTTCTTCCTGCTGCTGATCCTGATCCTCGTCGCGATCGCTATCCCCAAGGTAAAGAAGGCCATGCCGCTCGTGCCGGAGGACGCCCTGCGTGGCGTCAAACACGATCTCGGGATCCTCAAGGAAGGCAGCGCGTTCGACGTGAGCACCCTCGACAAGCCCGAGGTCTCCAAGGAGGAGAAGGAGCGGCTGAAGGCGGAGAAGGAAGCCGAGAAGGAGAAGAAGCAGGCCGAGAAGGAAGACCTCAGCTACGCCGATCTCAAGGCCCGCTCCGAGGCTCGACGCGCGCACCTGGCCGAGCTGCGCGACCGGCTCGGCAAGCAGGCCAGCAGCGCGGAGAAGACCGCCGAAAAGGCGTACGGTCTCAAGGAGCGGCTGCAGAAGTTCCGCCCGGGATCTGGCGGAACCGAACAGAAGTAG
- a CDS encoding glycosyltransferase family 4 protein: MAESSQAPALHIAVFADQHPGTLGGMQTSVLLQQRFLERLGHRVTIVAPARRRLGHEEQPAMPSVIELPGVPLGPGEYSLSVPTRRLDARLDRALDGWPPVDVVHIQADFWGAVIGYRFAQRHGTPVVHTMHNRLDVGLAATVPLPWLVQRGFGLAQHRLMRLQGPVPKDAWTYLRGFTDAAAAVTAPSTHFASLLEEHNVFDDIDVVPTGLDDDIARDLIASPPARGEHDDRIRLVWTGRFSPEKRLIPFLEAVLASKQGVDVHVFGDGAQRAKAESLVARHLPMSASRAGGPRFVFRGKVTYEQMLAELAAADALVQTSIGFETQGMTVFEAAALGTPTILSDHRIAADLPGGSYWLTPDDTVAGLAGAISGAVAQIGAGRRWRATGADQLMQSRQTSKMMEVYRRVTRPEGARGSTVAGP, translated from the coding sequence ATGGCAGAAAGCTCGCAGGCGCCCGCCCTGCACATCGCGGTCTTCGCCGACCAGCACCCCGGAACGCTCGGCGGCATGCAGACCTCAGTCCTGCTGCAGCAGCGCTTCCTCGAACGGCTCGGCCACCGTGTCACGATCGTCGCTCCCGCCCGGCGCCGCCTCGGACACGAAGAACAGCCCGCGATGCCGTCTGTGATCGAGCTGCCGGGGGTACCGCTCGGGCCGGGCGAATACTCCCTCAGCGTGCCGACCCGCCGGCTCGACGCCCGACTGGACCGCGCCCTCGACGGCTGGCCGCCGGTCGACGTCGTGCATATCCAGGCCGATTTCTGGGGCGCCGTCATCGGCTACCGATTCGCCCAGCGCCACGGGACACCCGTCGTCCACACGATGCACAACCGGCTAGACGTCGGGCTGGCGGCCACTGTGCCGCTGCCGTGGCTCGTCCAGCGCGGCTTCGGTCTGGCCCAGCACCGGCTGATGCGTTTGCAGGGTCCCGTGCCGAAGGACGCCTGGACGTACCTGCGTGGATTCACCGATGCCGCCGCGGCGGTCACGGCGCCGTCCACGCACTTCGCCTCGCTCCTCGAGGAGCACAACGTCTTCGACGACATCGACGTCGTCCCCACGGGCCTCGACGACGACATCGCCCGCGACTTGATCGCCTCCCCGCCGGCACGGGGCGAGCACGACGACCGCATTCGGCTCGTCTGGACGGGCCGGTTCAGCCCCGAAAAGCGCCTCATCCCGTTCCTCGAGGCGGTCCTCGCCTCGAAGCAGGGTGTCGATGTGCATGTCTTCGGCGACGGAGCACAGCGCGCGAAGGCCGAATCGCTGGTCGCCCGCCACCTGCCCATGAGTGCCAGCCGCGCCGGCGGTCCGCGATTCGTGTTCCGCGGCAAGGTCACCTACGAGCAGATGCTCGCCGAACTGGCAGCCGCGGATGCGCTCGTCCAGACGTCCATCGGGTTCGAGACCCAGGGCATGACGGTGTTCGAGGCGGCGGCCCTGGGCACCCCGACGATCCTCAGCGACCACCGGATCGCCGCGGATCTTCCCGGTGGCAGTTACTGGCTGACCCCGGACGACACGGTGGCCGGCCTCGCCGGCGCCATCTCCGGCGCCGTGGCCCAGATCGGGGCCGGTCGGCGCTGGCGGGCCACCGGCGCCGACCAGCTGATGCAGAGCCGGCAGACCTCGAAGATGATGGAGGTCTACCGCCGCGTCACCCGTCCGGAAGGGGCCAGAGGATCGACGGTCGCAGGTCCCTGA
- the frr gene encoding ribosome recycling factor: MIDETLTDATDKMERTVEAAKEDFSSIRTGRANPSLYAKVMVDYYGSMTPLQQLASFAVTDARTILITPYDVSALRAIEKALSDSEIGANPSNDGKAIRVVLPELTAERRKEYVKVVRGKGEDAKVALRNHRRKAKDAIDKLVKDGEVGEDDGNRGEKELDALTKKYVDTVDELLKRKEAELLEV; the protein is encoded by the coding sequence GTGATTGATGAGACCCTGACAGACGCCACCGACAAGATGGAGCGCACCGTGGAGGCGGCGAAGGAGGACTTCTCCTCGATCCGCACCGGCCGCGCCAACCCCAGCCTCTACGCCAAGGTCATGGTCGACTACTACGGCTCGATGACCCCGCTGCAGCAGCTGGCCTCGTTCGCGGTCACCGACGCGCGCACGATCCTCATCACGCCGTACGACGTCTCCGCGCTGCGCGCGATCGAGAAGGCGCTCTCCGACTCCGAGATCGGCGCCAACCCGTCCAACGACGGCAAAGCCATCCGAGTGGTCCTGCCGGAGCTGACGGCGGAGCGCCGCAAGGAATACGTCAAGGTCGTGCGCGGCAAGGGCGAGGACGCGAAGGTCGCCCTGCGCAACCACCGCCGTAAGGCCAAGGACGCCATCGACAAGCTCGTCAAGGACGGCGAGGTCGGTGAGGACGACGGCAACCGCGGCGAGAAGGAACTGGACGCGCTGACCAAGAAGTACGTCGACACCGTCGACGAGCTGCTCAAGCGCAAGGAAGCCGAGCTGCTGGAGGTCTAA
- the rpsB gene encoding 30S ribosomal protein S2 gives MPVVTMRQLLDSGVHFGHQTRRWNPKMKRFIFTERNGIYIIDLQQSLAYIDNAYEFVKQTVAHGGSVLFVGTKKQAQEAIAEQANRVNQPYVNQRWLGGMLTNFQTVAKRVQRMKELEEINFEDVAGSGHTKKELLLLKRELTKLQSNLGGIRNLTKTPSLLWIVDTKKEHLAVDEAQKLGIPIVAILDTNCDPDDVAYPIPGNDDAIRSVNLLTRVVADAVAEGLIARNNKASGNTEAPAEPLAEWERELLEGKQAEEAAAAEATEAPAAEATEAPAETAAEDAKAPAEDAK, from the coding sequence ATGCCAGTCGTTACCATGCGCCAGCTGCTCGACAGCGGCGTTCACTTTGGCCACCAGACCCGTCGCTGGAACCCGAAGATGAAGCGTTTCATCTTCACCGAGCGCAACGGCATCTACATCATCGACCTGCAGCAGTCGCTGGCCTACATCGACAACGCCTACGAGTTCGTCAAGCAGACGGTGGCCCACGGCGGCTCCGTCCTGTTCGTCGGCACGAAGAAGCAGGCGCAGGAAGCGATCGCCGAGCAGGCGAACCGCGTGAACCAGCCCTACGTCAACCAGCGCTGGCTGGGCGGCATGCTCACCAACTTCCAGACCGTTGCCAAGCGTGTGCAGCGTATGAAGGAACTGGAAGAGATCAACTTCGAGGACGTCGCCGGCTCCGGTCACACCAAGAAGGAACTGCTGCTGCTCAAGCGCGAGCTGACCAAGCTGCAGTCCAACCTCGGTGGTATCCGCAACCTGACGAAGACCCCGTCGCTGCTGTGGATCGTCGACACCAAGAAGGAGCACCTCGCCGTTGACGAGGCGCAGAAGCTCGGTATCCCGATCGTCGCGATCCTCGACACCAACTGCGACCCGGACGACGTCGCATACCCGATCCCGGGTAACGACGACGCCATCCGCTCCGTCAACCTCCTGACCCGCGTGGTTGCCGACGCCGTTGCCGAGGGCCTCATCGCCCGCAACAACAAGGCTTCGGGCAACACCGAGGCGCCGGCCGAGCCGCTGGCCGAGTGGGAGCGCGAGCTGCTCGAGGGCAAGCAGGCCGAAGAGGCCGCCGCTGCCGAGGCAACGGAGGCTCCGGCCGCAGAGGCGACTGAGGCTCCGGCCGAGACGGCCGCTGAGGACGCCAAGGCACCCGCCGAGGACGCCAAGTAA
- a CDS encoding glycosyltransferase: MTTVTGEKPLKILIAADTYPPDVNGAAVFCYRLATAMLARGHEVHIVAARNCSGPSRVDVQEEATVHRIASHSVPTHETLRVCLPWRASRDLARILDEVRPDVVHVQCHYMIGQAAVNQARKRGIRLVATNHFMPENLDPFLPFPKWFKRVVAKNSWRDMGKIMGKADVVTTPTPLAADAMRRYAGLDRILPLSNGIDSAHYEQAPGEQVERRDHPTVLFVGRLAVEKNIDILIDALALTNTTPEPHLEVIGGGEQRQPLEERAAAAGVGDRVHFRGHVDDAQLRSAYLAADVFCQPGTAELQSLVTLEALSASRPVVLADAMALPHLVDDGVNGYLFTPGDAADLAEKLDRILALDEEGSRRMGAAGHDKAAKHSQDKTMDTFEAIYRGADPTTVAS; encoded by the coding sequence TTGACCACCGTGACCGGTGAAAAACCCCTGAAAATCCTGATCGCCGCAGATACATACCCCCCGGACGTGAACGGGGCCGCGGTCTTCTGCTACCGATTGGCGACGGCGATGCTCGCCAGGGGCCACGAAGTGCACATCGTCGCGGCGCGGAACTGCTCCGGGCCCAGCCGCGTCGACGTCCAGGAGGAGGCCACGGTCCACCGGATCGCCTCCCACAGCGTCCCGACCCACGAGACGCTGCGGGTCTGCCTTCCCTGGCGCGCCTCGCGTGATCTCGCACGGATCCTCGATGAGGTCCGCCCCGACGTCGTTCACGTCCAGTGCCATTACATGATCGGGCAGGCCGCCGTGAATCAGGCACGCAAGCGCGGCATCCGGCTCGTCGCCACGAACCACTTCATGCCCGAGAACCTGGACCCGTTCCTGCCGTTCCCGAAGTGGTTCAAGCGCGTCGTCGCGAAGAACTCGTGGCGCGACATGGGCAAGATCATGGGTAAGGCGGACGTCGTCACGACGCCAACGCCTCTGGCCGCCGACGCCATGCGCCGCTACGCCGGGCTCGACCGGATCCTGCCGCTGTCCAACGGCATCGATTCCGCACACTACGAACAGGCACCCGGCGAGCAGGTCGAACGGAGGGACCACCCGACGGTGCTCTTCGTCGGACGCCTGGCCGTCGAGAAGAACATCGACATCCTGATCGACGCCCTCGCGTTGACCAACACGACGCCGGAGCCCCACTTGGAGGTGATCGGCGGCGGTGAGCAACGGCAGCCGCTCGAGGAGCGCGCGGCAGCCGCCGGAGTCGGGGACCGCGTGCACTTCCGTGGGCACGTCGACGACGCCCAGCTGCGCAGCGCCTATCTCGCCGCCGACGTCTTCTGCCAGCCCGGCACCGCCGAATTGCAGTCGCTGGTGACGCTCGAGGCGCTCTCGGCGTCGCGTCCGGTCGTCCTCGCTGACGCGATGGCGTTGCCGCACCTTGTCGACGACGGGGTCAACGGCTACCTCTTCACGCCGGGTGACGCCGCGGACCTCGCGGAAAAGCTGGACCGGATTCTGGCCCTGGACGAGGAGGGGAGCCGGCGTATGGGCGCGGCGGGTCACGACAAGGCCGCCAAGCACAGCCAGGACAAGACGATGGATACCTTCGAGGCGATCTACCGCGGCGCCGACCCCACGACGGTCGCCAGCTGA
- the tsf gene encoding translation elongation factor Ts, with translation MANYTAADIKALRERTGAGMMDVKKALDEADGNADKAMELIRIKGLKGATKREGRSTAEGLVTATVVDGTVGVMVEVNCETDFVAKSDKFIALAATVLDAAVASGATDAEALQAADVDGKPLSEWIIGEAAALGEKIVVRRVSRIEGALVDAYLHKTSKDLPAQVGVLVAVDGTGEAAGTAAHDVAVHAAAMAPTFLTRDEVPAETVENERRVAEETAKAEGKPEAAMVKIVEGRLTGFFKEIVLTDQAFAKDTKKTVGKVLEEAGVAATAFARFRVGS, from the coding sequence ATGGCTAACTACACCGCCGCTGACATCAAGGCCCTCCGCGAGCGCACCGGCGCCGGCATGATGGACGTCAAGAAGGCCCTCGACGAGGCCGACGGCAACGCCGACAAGGCGATGGAACTCATCCGCATCAAGGGCCTCAAGGGCGCCACCAAGCGCGAAGGCCGTTCGACGGCCGAGGGCCTCGTGACCGCCACGGTCGTCGACGGCACCGTCGGCGTCATGGTCGAGGTCAACTGCGAGACCGATTTCGTCGCCAAGTCCGACAAGTTCATCGCGCTCGCGGCCACCGTCCTGGACGCCGCCGTTGCATCCGGCGCCACCGATGCCGAGGCCCTGCAGGCCGCGGACGTCGACGGCAAGCCGCTGAGCGAATGGATCATCGGCGAGGCTGCCGCTCTGGGCGAGAAGATCGTGGTCCGCCGCGTTTCCCGCATCGAGGGCGCACTGGTGGACGCCTACCTGCACAAGACGTCCAAGGACCTGCCGGCTCAGGTCGGCGTCCTGGTTGCCGTCGACGGCACCGGCGAGGCCGCGGGGACGGCGGCGCACGACGTCGCCGTGCACGCTGCCGCAATGGCTCCGACGTTCCTGACGCGTGACGAGGTCCCGGCCGAGACGGTCGAGAACGAGCGCCGTGTGGCCGAGGAGACCGCCAAGGCCGAGGGCAAGCCCGAAGCCGCCATGGTCAAGATCGTCGAAGGCCGTCTGACCGGTTTCTTCAAGGAGATCGTCTTGACGGACCAGGCGTTCGCCAAGGACACCAAGAAGACCGTCGGCAAGGTCCTCGAAGAGGCCGGCGTTGCTGCTACCGCCTTCGCGCGTTTCCGCGTAGGCTCCTAA